The region cactctctctctcacacacacacacacatactcactcactcactctctctctctctctctctctctctctctctctctcacacacacacacacacacacactctctctctctctctctctctctctcacacacacactctctctctctctctctctctcacacacacacacacacacacactctctctctctctctctctctcacacacacactctctctctctctcacacacacacacacacacactctctctctctctctcacacacacacacacacactctctctctctcactctctctctcactctctctcacacacactcactcactcactcactcactcactcactctcacacacacacacacacacacactctctctctctctctcacacacacacacacacacactcactctctctctctcacacacacacacacacacacacacacactctctctctctctcacacacacacacacactcactctctctctctctcactcactctctctctctctctctctctctctctctcacacacactctctctctctctcacacacacacacacactcactctctctctcactcactctctctctctctctctctctctctcacacacactctctctctctctctctctcactcactcactcactcactcactcactcacactctctctcgctctctctctctctctctctctctctcactcacacacacacacacacacacacacacacagaggctgaCTGCTGGGTGTGCTGCAGGTTAAGCATGTACAGATGATCAAACATTTACTGCAGTTTGAGACTAAACACTTTATTAAACATCATCATGTCTCGTCTGACAtcatctggtgtgtgtgtgtgtgtgtgtgtgtgtgcacaggcaCGAACGCGTCGGCCTTCGATCAGCTGGTCCTGACGCTGGCATGGGATCGGGTGGACATCGCTAAAGATCACGTGTTTGTTTACGGACAACAGTTGCTGGTTtgtactcgtgtgtgtgtgtgtgtgtgtgtgtgtgctgatcaaCACGGAGAgaaactgttgtgttgtgtttgtagcACACACACAATATCAATATCATGATGCTTAAATGTACCACGTGTACATATTCTGTAAACTGCTTTGTGAAAATGAAAACTTGATGAACATCAAGGAAATGTGacagatattctgaagaatgttgggaaccgAACAACAATGGACCCCACTGATGCTCATTGTATTGACAAAAAAAActgactttcttcaaaatattcaGTTTTGTTGATGATTACtgggtgaattatttctttaagaTTAGAAGCAATGTGAATGATAGTTCtgggttctgtgtgtgtgtgtgtgtgtgtgtgtgtgtgtgtgtgtgtgtaggtgggcTCCCTCGAGCAGGCGATGTTGGATGCATTGGTGATGGACCGTGTGGAGTTTGTGAAGCTCCTGATCGAGAATGGCGTCAGTATGCATCGCTTCCTCACAATCACACGCCTGGAGGAGCTTTACAacacggtacacacacacacgcacacacacacacacgtctggagGAGCTCTACAacacggtacacacacacacgcacacacacacacgcctggAGGAGCTTTACAacacggtacacacacacacgcacacacacacacacgtctggagGAGCTCTACAacacggtacacacacacacgcacacacacacacgtctggagGAGCTCTACAacacggtacacacacacacgcacacacacacacacgtctggagGAGCTCTACAacacggtacacacacacacgcacacacacccacgTCTGGAGGAGCTCTACAacacggtacacacacacacacattgcttcTCAAACGCTGCGTATAAACTGGACATAAATCTGAACATTTCTATTCTCACAGAAGCAAACTCCGACCAATCCGACGCTCTATCACCTGGTGAGGGACGTCAAACAGGTAACGCTCTTCAGCTGATCTACATGTGTCTGATGAGCGACTGCAGACGTCTGAGTTTATTCCCTTGTGTTCTTCTGTCAGGGTAACCTCCCGCCCAACTATAAGATCACGCTGATCGACGTGGGTCTGGTGATCGAGTTTCTGATGGGAGGAACGTACAGGTGCAACTACACACGCAAACGCTTCCGCATCATCTACAACAACCTGCACGGGAACAGCCGGGTAAACCAGATATCTGCTATTGTTCACGGTTCTCTGCTgctggttaatggtcacatgacatacagatcaaagtgtttgtttttaagatttttaacaTCCGTTCTGTCTGTCAGCGGTCAGGGCGACACACGGCCAGCAGCTCCCATGAGTCCTTCAGCATTCAGGCAGATAAGAAAGAGAAGACACGACACAATCACTTCATCAACACGGCGCAGCCCTACAAGCCCAGGGTacgacgagtgtgtgtgtgtgtgtgtgtgtgtgtgtatgtgtgtgtgtgtgtgtgtgacctgtgctCTTCCTCCTCAGCTGGACTCGGTCTCTGAGCTGCAGAAGAAGAAGAGTAAGGAGGAGGTGGTGGACATCGATGACCCGGAGACGCGCAGGTTCCCGTACCCCTTCAACGAGCTGCTGGTGTGGGCCGTGCTGATGAAGCGGCAGAAGATGTCTCTGTTCTTCTGGCAGCACGGCGAGGAGTCCATGGCCAAAGCTCTGGTGGCCTGCAAGCTGCTGCGCTCCATGGGATACGAGGCCAAGAAGAGCGACGTGGTGGACGACACGTCCGAGGAGCTGAAGGAGTATTCCAAGTGAGTCTCCATCATTTCTACAGGACAGATTCAGAGCAGCTTGATGGTAATACAGGAGACTTCAGAAGTGAGGCTGCTGTCTTCATTCAGCTCCAGGTTCATATGTCAACCCACTATCATCCCGTTTAAATGTTTTCCCGTTTTCCTGTTTAGAAACAGAATCTTGCTAGAAAAATCAGCGAACAAGACCACAATAAACTTGCTGTGGTCTACAGAACTACACGAATGCTGTAGTATTAAATCCCTGAAGTATTTTGAGAATTCAATTCTTAAAAACTGACTTAGACAAGAAAAGGGACAACGCCCAACACTAATGTTTTAActccagatgtgtgtgtgtgtgtgtggggtcagTGAGTTCGGCACGCTGGCCGTGGATCTGCTGGAGCAGTCGTTCAGGCAGGACGAGACCATGGCCATGAAGCTGCTGACCTACGAGCTGAAGAACTGGAGTAACTCCACCTGTCTGAAGCTGGCCGTGTCGTCACGTCTCCGTCTGTTCGTGGCTCACACCTGCACACAGATGCTGCTCTCCGACATGTGGATGGGTCGCCTGAACATGCGCAAGAACTCCTGGTACAAGGTACAGCCGCAAACCAGTATCAATAGATCCTCAGAAAATATCAGTGCTAAGGTGTGTTTCATTTACCAGTGGTTTAGTTTATTTAACAAAGAAATGAATGCGTGCAGTATTCATTGAATTGGACGAATAACCAGTGTTAGCGAGTAATTGTGTTGAATAGAACGgttttcctgctcatctgaacacacacgaATATTGCAAGACAGAACCAGTCGATCACAGAGAGATGTTTCAGAAGAAAGCATCAATGTTTTTGGGAATGGCAGCAGGAAACCATGTTTATCAGAGGACAGAAAAAACTTATTTCTCAATAAACAAACtgaaattgtagcctacatagtCTGTGCCACTACGGTTATTTAAACCGAACATTAAAAGTTCATATCGATGATGTTCTGTTTATCTGCAGGTGATCCTGAGCATCCTGGTTCCTCCTGCCATCCTCCTGCTGGAGTACAAGACTAAAGCGGAGATGTCCCACATCCCTCAGTCGCAGGACGCTCATCAGAGCATGGAGGACAGCGAGCACAGCCTGCAGAAGCCTGACGACATCCCCATGGTGCGGATCAcacattaaacacacctgaagtgTTCTGGGTGTTCCTGCACACTGGCACAGATTGActgagtttgtgtttgtgtcaggATGTGTTTAAGGAAGTCCGTCCCAATGAGAACGCCGATGTGAAGAGCGAGACGGAGGTGCACGTGCGCTCCCGCCGGTTACCCATCACACGCAAGTTCTACGCCTTCTACCACGCACCCATCGTCAAGTTCTGGTTCAACACGGTACGTGCGGCTCCCTTCTCacgctgcgtgtgtgtgtgtgtgtgtgtgtgtgtgttcagcacttCAGGTGTTCTGGGCTGTTGTTCCCATGAGATAGTATCAGAGACACTCGTTCCTGCATAAACCCTCCGCGTTACACACAGATAAACATCACAGGACTAGTGGAAGATTGACTAGTGACATTTCAGCCAgacccgagtgtgtgtgtgtgtgtgtgtgaagcagcgGTTGATCATTCATCTGTTGTGTCTAATGTAAGCTGAAGGGGTCTCGGGTGAATGTGTTGATCAAACATTAAAGATCGTCAGAAAAGCCAATAATGATTGTTCTGAGTGTGTGATCTGAATAATTAGCGTTCTTTGATCACGCCAGCGGTAAGCCATTCTTGAGCAACTGTGCAATCGTACCAGACACAGAAAATGCCAAATCACAGAGTCATGTCATAACAAAACAAGAATCCAGTTAATCAGATACACACCGAAACTACGAATCCAATGATCGAATGAAATGATGGCAGAAATATGTTATTATTGAACAGGAAAAAGTACTCAAAGCAATAAGAATTACAATCaccaaggtgttttttttaaataaatttgtataaaataaaaaagtcagaattttaggAAAAAACTATATTGTAGACACCTGATTGAATACTGTGATGGAGTCTTATTCTTGACTGTGATTGGTCACTGCTCTTGTGTTAGTGTGTGATGACTGTGAGCTCTCTGctcctcgtgtgtgtgtgagatcacgaGGAGATCTGAGCTCCTTATGAAGGTTTTAGAGCGAGATCCTGTGTCTAACGGAGTGTTCTGTGTGTTCTAGCTCTTCTACATCGGCTTCCTGATGCTGTATTCATACGTGGTGTTGGTAAAGATGGAGTCGTTCCCGTCTCCTCAGGAATGGGTCGTCATTCTTTACATCTTCACCCTGGCGGTGGAGAAGATtcgagaggtgtgtgtgtgcgtgtgtgttcagATGTGTTAACGAGGTATGTcagaaatgtttaattatttgagCAGCATTCGTGACAATGCATCGAAGCGGTTAACCTGCCGTGTGATGATTGATGAGAGACGTGATCCTGACCGCAGACCTGTAATCATCTGACCGCAGCCAGGGTCAAGAGGTCACACGTGTGACAttcatcatctgaagctgaataaatcatctctccattgatgtgtggtttgttcggaggacaatatttgtctgagatacaactgtttgtaaatctggaatctgagggagcaaaaacatctaaatattgagaaaatcatctttaaagttgttcaaatgaagttcttagcaatgcatattactaatcaaacattaggTTTTTGGCATCaatagagaaatgtataattgtgacccataccTGTGAtgctgatgactgcttctgtgctcctCTCTAGATGTTCATGTCTGAAGGAGGCAAAATCAGTCAGAAGATTAAAGTCTGGTTCGGCGACTACTTCAACGTTTCTGATTTCCTGGCCATCCTGATGTTCTTCGTGGGCTTCGGCCTGCGCTTCGGCTCGGGGAGCGTGTTCATCGCGGGCCGGATCGTGTACTGTCTGAACATCATCTTCTGGTACGTGCGGCTGCTGGATATCCTGGCGGTCAATCAGCAGGCCGGACCCTACGTCATGATGATCGGGAAGATGGTGAGCGAGCGTTCAGAGCTGTGTTTGAGCCGCTCGTGTCCTCCAGCACTGATCTCGCTCTCTTCCTCCGCAGGTGGCCAACATGTTCTACATCGTGGTCATCATGGCCGTGGTGCTGCTGAGTTATGGGGTTCCCCGGAAAGCCATTCTGTACCCAAACGAGGATCCCTCGTGGACTTTAGCCAAAGATGTGGTGTTCCAGCCCTACTGGATGATGTACGGTGAAGTCTACGCCTACGAGATCGACGGTGACTCACAAACACAGCACTGAACCCTTCACCACATGATCACATCTGCATTATTAAATTCAGTATTAGTTCAGATAGCGCTTCAGAAGAAGCAGGTGTAACACTGTCCTGTAGCACCACCAGCTCACACTTCCTAATCAAGcccaattatttattttgtgtgtgtgtgtgtgttggcagtgtgtgctAACTCGAGCGAGGATCACGCTAAGGAGCTGTGTGCGACGGGTGTGTGGCTGACGCCGCTGCTGCAGGCCGTCTATCTGTTCGTCCAGTACATCCTGATGGTCAACCTGCTCATCGCCTTCTTCAAGTGAGTGACCCATTCCGCTCCTAACTACACGCACTGATATAAACATATAATGCTTTATATATGAAAGCCGATATGGTTCTATGGATGTAATTATTCACTTAACTCACTATTTGATTTTCTCACAAATTTTTTGGGACAAAATTctgcacgtttctttgtgaaactgaaatatgaaacaaaaaacatttggatTTTTAAGACAAacctcaaatcaaataaataacacaaaataaatatcttcatataaacaaaataaaggcattgtctgtgctctttccgtTTAAAATTAGAAGCAACCGCTGCATTTTAATtacgatccaaacaaagatgctgcatacatgaaACAAGAAGTTTTGAATCTAAATTAGGTTGTATAATTAAATTTGAAGCAAAACTAAATGACTTTAGTTTTATTAAACTATACATGAAAAATTAggacgcagattcactctctgccagcaggtggtgcttatgaacagcaatgatacactgtttccttggttaccgctgtaaacaaagcactgcGCTTATGAACCataaagccctttcacacatacagacttttccagaaaattaccggtaaattgccgtaaagagatcatgtgtgaacaggatcttttcaaaaataccggtaaattcgttccggcaatttaccggtatgagaagttgtaacattaccagtaaattgccggaattctgcAGTGTGTGAACGCATACCGGAAAATTACCtggaacacaataaaaaaataataataataactttaagttttacagcttattttagtttttacataggtaaaaacacatagggtacaaacgagaagtcggagcagtggagaagagaagagtgctggacattcggcatcaacttccggtttgccccgcaactcacttcaGCCCGTCTTTATTCccaattctcccaaaacagcttatactgtttcagctattaaaacagttcagttgtgtatgtttggagcagtttttgatcgttaaacaggcctataagttttgtttttaaagcggccagcacagagagagagtttacatagcctatgtttaatcagtttagccttctcaaatcatcacgaattgtctaaaataaaatctaaagatataaaacagtttaagcatgtaacgatgttttaacgttaaactCAGATACATGTGTGCTATATCAAATATTTTGTGCggagagtgcaagataaagcacgcttttttgggacatatGGTGCCAGCGcaatcataatataaaataaagaaatataaaataaagaaaacaaacatgctttctgccgtctcgtcttgaacgagctgtaaagttgggcattttaacatgggactgactcccttctGCAGccatgaattgcagttttagtcttTTCTATATGGGCTTCACGAGGGAACGGGAGGTTAGCGCTCGTTATGAACATTAATATGTACCGTTCAGAGGCAAAATTGAAAGAAAATGCCATCTAAAATTTTCCAAAGACAGTCAGTTCCCCACAGAGAGACATTCATATAAACTTCTACTCCAATTGAATCGCGATTTATTTGGCATCTCAACCATTTTGAATCGTCACACATTTGAATCGATTTTCCTCAGTTTGCATTGAGTTCCCAGCTTAAACATACATAGATCTGAGGTAAATCTGGTTTTGTTTACCGTATGGTTGTAAGGTCACGCAAAATATATTGAAACTCACATCAGACTttgaataaagcacataatcatTACCTCCTGAGATTATCTACTGTCGTATAGTTTGTATGTTGTTGCTTCAGATGCGTACCCAAATTTGGTTGTCTACAAAATTTCTATAATGTTTCTGAAGTTTACTAGAATTTTCCACCTTTTTGCAGCCCTAGTTAGGACACGAGTAACTGAGCGTGCCGTTTCTCCGCAGTAACGTCTACTTGCAGGTGAAGTCCATATCCAACCTGGTGTGGAAATACCAGCGCTATCACTTCATCATGGCGTACCACGACAAGCCCGTCCTGCCTCCGCCGCTGATTCTGCTCAGCCACGCCGCGTCTGTGCTGTCCTCCATCTGCAGGAAGAGGAAGAAGGACAGCAGCACCTACGGACCAAGTACTGTACCTCTCACTCACACCGTCGCTTCTGCTGGCGTCTGACAGCGCTCTGACCGTCCTGCTGTCTTTCAGAGCTCTTCCTGACTGAGGAGGACCAGAAGAAGCTGCACGACTTCGAGGAGCAGTGCGTGGAGACATACTTCCACGAGAAAGACGATCAGTTTCACTCTGGGAGTGAAGAGAGAATCAGACTCACGTCCGACAGGTAATCTGTATCTTATATCCTATATAAGAACTGAAAAACCCTGAATGCAGCGCGAGTGGCTTTGTATAAAAGTCTGCCAAGTGCATCTATGTAAAtgtgtagctcaaacagtagagcaggtcatgggttcgattcccagggaaagtGAGGACTGACGTGTACCTCTTTGGataagtgtctgccaaatgcataaatgtgaaaCCTAAAGCCCCTGGTGCTGTGATTTattgtctgtaaagctgctttgaaacggtATGTATTGCGGAAAGtgctaaaagtgaaagtgacgtgacattcagccaagtatggtgacccatactcagaatttgtgctctgcatttaacccatccgaaatgcacacacacagagcagtgaacacacacacacacactgtgaacacacacccggagcagtgggcagccatttatgctgcggcgcccggggagcagttgggggttcgatgccttgctcaagggcacctaagtcatggtattgagggtggagagagaactgtacatgcactccccccacccacaattcctgccggcccgggactcgaacccacaacctttcgattgggagtccaactctctaaccattaggccacgacttcccctaatggTAATAAACAGATAAATGAACTGAAATGTTTGTTTACACCTGTTTGTTTTTTAGGGTGGAGACGATGTGTGTGCAGCTGAAGGAGGTCGGAAACAAGGTGAACTTCATCAAGCGCTCTTTGCACACGCTGGATTCTCAGATCGGACACCTGCAGGACCTGTCTGCGCTCACGGTGGACACACTGAAGGCGCTGACCGCGCAGCGAGCGTCCGAGGCTAGCAAAGTGCACAACCAGATCACACGCGAGCTCAGCGTCTCCAAGAACCTGGGGCCGGACGTGACGGGGCACTCGAAGTCCAGCGCTCTGGTGCGGTGCAGCGTGGGATTCCTGCCTCCGGCCGCCAGCATAGCAGAGTCTCTGTTCGGAGGCGGAGCCGAGGAGTGGCAGGGGGCGGAGCTTCCTCTGAGTTCTGAGGCTGGATCGAGGT is a window of Carassius carassius chromosome 23, fCarCar2.1, whole genome shotgun sequence DNA encoding:
- the LOC132101802 gene encoding transient receptor potential cation channel subfamily M member 7-like isoform X3, with the protein product MSQKSWIEHSFTKRECVYILPVSKDPHRCLPGCQICQQLVRCCCGRLVRQHVGFTATLAVKYSDVRLTEGELSDLEQWSVEKHTEESPTDAYGVINFQGGSHSYRAKYVRLSYDSRPEAILRLMLKEWQMELPKIVISVHGGIQNFDLHPRIKQVVGKGLIKAAVTTGAWILTGGVNTGVAKHVGDALKEHMSRSARKICTVGIAPWGVIENRNDLIGRDVVAPYQTLLNPLSKLNVLNNFHSHFVLVDDGTVGKYGAEVKLRRELEKHINLQRIHARIGQGVPVVALIFEGGPNVILTVLEYLQESPPVPVVVCEGTGRAADILAYVHKQTEQDGALPDGVEADIIATIKKTFNFSQSDALHLFQTLMECMKNKELITVFPVGSEDHQDIDVAILKALLKGTNASAFDQLVLTLAWDRVDIAKDHVFVYGQQLLVGSLEQAMLDALVMDRVEFVKLLIENGVSMHRFLTITRLEELYNTKQTPTNPTLYHLVRDVKQGNLPPNYKITLIDVGLVIEFLMGGTYRCNYTRKRFRIIYNNLHGNSRRSGRHTASSSHESFSIQADKKEKTRHNHFINTAQPYKPRLDSVSELQKKKSKEEVVDIDDPETRRFPYPFNELLVWAVLMKRQKMSLFFWQHGEESMAKALVACKLLRSMGYEAKKSDVVDDTSEELKEYSNEFGTLAVDLLEQSFRQDETMAMKLLTYELKNWSNSTCLKLAVSSRLRLFVAHTCTQMLLSDMWMGRLNMRKNSWYKVILSILVPPAILLLEYKTKAEMSHIPQSQDAHQSMEDSEHSLQKPDDIPMDVFKEVRPNENADVKSETEVHVRSRRLPITRKFYAFYHAPIVKFWFNTLFYIGFLMLYSYVVLVKMESFPSPQEWVVILYIFTLAVEKIREMFMSEGGKISQKIKVWFGDYFNVSDFLAILMFFVGFGLRFGSGSVFIAGRIVYCLNIIFWYVRLLDILAVNQQAGPYVMMIGKMVANMFYIVVIMAVVLLSYGVPRKAILYPNEDPSWTLAKDVVFQPYWMMYGEVYAYEIDVCANSSEDHAKELCATGVWLTPLLQAVYLFVQYILMVNLLIAFFK
- the LOC132101802 gene encoding transient receptor potential cation channel subfamily M member 7-like isoform X2; this translates as MSQKSWIEHSFTKRECVYILPVSKDPHRCLPGCQICQQLVRCCCGRLVRQHVGFTATLAVKYSDVRLTEGELSDLEQWSVEKHTEESPTDAYGVINFQGGSHSYRAKYVRLSYDSRPEAILRLMLKEWQMELPKIVISVHGGIQNFDLHPRIKQVVGKGLIKAAVTTGAWILTGGVNTGVAKHVGDALKEHMSRSARKICTVGIAPWGVIENRNDLIGRDVVAPYQTLLNPLSKLNVLNNFHSHFVLVDDGTVGKYGAEVKLRRELEKHINLQRIHARIGQGVPVVALIFEGGPNVILTVLEYLQESPPVPVVVCEGTGRAADILAYVHKQTEQDGALPDGVEADIIATIKKTFNFSQSDALHLFQTLMECMKNKELITVFPVGSEDHQDIDVAILKALLKGTNASAFDQLVLTLAWDRVDIAKDHVFVYGQQLLVGSLEQAMLDALVMDRVEFVKLLIENGVSMHRFLTITRLEELYNTKQTPTNPTLYHLVRDVKQGNLPPNYKITLIDVGLVIEFLMGGTYRCNYTRKRFRIIYNNLHGNSRRSGRHTASSSHESFSIQADKKEKTRHNHFINTAQPYKPRLDSVSELQKKKSKEEVVDIDDPETRRFPYPFNELLVWAVLMKRQKMSLFFWQHGEESMAKALVACKLLRSMGYEAKKSDVVDDTSEELKEYSNEFGTLAVDLLEQSFRQDETMAMKLLTYELKNWSNSTCLKLAVSSRLRLFVAHTCTQMLLSDMWMGRLNMRKNSWYKVILSILVPPAILLLEYKTKAEMSHIPQSQDAHQSMEDSEHSLQKPDDIPMDVFKEVRPNENADVKSETEVHVRSRRLPITRKFYAFYHAPIVKFWFNTLFYIGFLMLYSYVVLVKMESFPSPQEWVVILYIFTLAVEKIREMFMSEGGKISQKIKVWFGDYFNVSDFLAILMFFVGFGLRFGSGSVFIAGRIVYCLNIIFWYVRLLDILAVNQQAGPYVMMIGKMVANMFYIVVIMAVVLLSYGVPRKAILYPNEDPSWTLAKDVVFQPYWMMYGEVYAYEIDVCANSSEDHAKELCATGVWLTPLLQAVYLFVQYILMVNLLIAFFNNVYLQVKSISNLVWKYQRYHFIMAYHDKPVLPPPLILLSHAASVLSSICRKRKKDSSTYGPKLFLTEEDQKKLHDFEEQCVETYFHEKDDQFHSGSEERIRLTSDRVETMCVQLKEVGNKVNFIKRSLHTLDSQIGHLQDLSALTVDTLKALTAQRASEASKVHNQITRELSVSKNLGPDVTGHSKSSALVRCSVGFLPPAASIAESLFGGGAEEWQGAELPLSSEAGSRSDPAPATFFVSTPLQLTDSHTHTQLVHAAVEFGAFVGHKDGPEGQRSFPKECAVSGRQSSPSRKARDAAVTQGHMRMVNSYAGFTEFDRNPSFLHPESMPRKQERTRVSLEDVSRYEDLLLGKSAQSSRLSPGDDISNTAGLYTGRHTPLGPRKDSIGSPFKPMESYQYSAVERNNLMRLSQSIPFTPVPAKGEPVTVYRLEESSPNSINNSMSSWAQRGLCAKIEFLSKEEMGGGLRRALKVLCTWSEYDILKPGHLYIVKSFLPEVVNTWQSIYREDTVLHLCLREIQQQRAAQKLTFAFNQIRPKTIPYSPRFLEVFLLYCHSAGQWFAIEECITGDFRKFNNNNGDEIVPTNLLEETMLAFSHWTYEYTRGELLVLDLQGVGEILTDPSVIKSGEKGSYDMIFGPANLGDDAIRNFRTKHHCNSCCRKLKLPDLKRNDYTPDKLTLQHDSCEGPSHSPPAGGAAKEQRPSMRLML